In the genome of Streptomyces sp. SAI-127, the window AGGACCAGCATGCTCAGGACGACGGTCGCGCCAGAGGCGAGCACGGCCGGGCCCGCGCGGTGCAGGGCGAGGGCCATCGCCTCGTGGCGGTCCTCGTGGTGGTGCAGTTCCTCCCGGTAGCGGGCGACCAGCAACAGGGCATAGTCGGTCCCCGCGCCGAAGACGAGCACGGTCAGAATGCCGGCGCTCTGGCCGTTGACCGTCAGACCCGCGTGCTCGGCGAGCAGGTAGATGAAGGCCTGCGCGGTGAACAGCGCGGCGACCACGGAGAGCAGCGGGACCAGGAGCAGGGTGGGGCTGCGGAAGGTGATGAGCAGCATGACGATGACGACGGCCATCGCCGACAGCAGCAGAGTCGAGTCGATGCCCTCGAAGGCCTCGGAGAAGTCCGCGGACGTGCCGCCGGGGCCGGTGATGTGCACGGCGAGGCCGTCACCGCCCTCGCCCACGACGTCACGGATGGAGTCGACCGCGGGCGCGATCTCCTCCCAGCCCTTCTCGTCCATGGTGATCGGGACGAGGATCTGGGCCGCGCGCGGGTCGCTCTGCCGGTCGTAGATCGGGCCACGGGTCTCCGAGCCGCGGATGCCGTGTGCCGTGAGCTGTTTGATCTCGGCCGTGTCCTTGGCGATCGCGGCCCGCTCCTGCGGCGTGAGGCCGCTGTCGCGCGCGTAGACGACGACCGCGGGGATCTGTTCCGGCCTGAAGTCCTCGGAGATCTGGAGGACCTGGGTCGACTCCGCGGAGCCGGGCAGCCAGGAGGCCGCGTCGTTGTCCTGGGCGTCGGTGAGCTTGGAGGCCAGGGGCGCCGTCAGGAACAGCACCACCAACCACAGCGCCAGTACCGCCCACTTGGCACGCCGTCCGCAGACGAAGTGCGCGATGCCCCGATTCCCGGTCATGGCCACCCCCGGCGCCACCTGTCGAGCCGATCAGCCGCCCAGCATGGCACGCACAGGTCGTCCACAACATCCGATGAACGGCTTAGGTCTGGACCGGCGCGCTCCTTCGCGCCCCGGCATGGGAGGCTTGGGGCATGGCCGCGCAGATCAATCCCAGCATCCTGTCCGCCGACTTCGCCCGCCTTGCGGACGAGGCGAAGGCGGTCGAGGGAGCCGACTGGCTCCACGTCGACGTCATGGACAACCATTTCGTCCCGAACCTCACGCTCGGTGTGCCGGTCGTAGAGTCTCTGGCCCGTGCGACGGACACCCCGCTGGACTGCCATCTGATGATCGAGGCCCCCGATCGCTGGGCGCCCCAGTACGTAGAGGCGGGGGCTTCCTCCGTCACCTTCCATGTGGAGGCGGCCGCCGCTCCGGTCAGGCTCGCCCGGGAGATCCGGGCCAAGGGTGCCCGCGCCTCCATGGCGCTGAAGCCCGCGACGCCCATCGAGCCGTACGAGGACCTGCTCCCCGAGCTCGACATGCTGCTGATCATGACGGTCGAACCCGGTTTCGGGGGACAGGCCTTCCTCGACATCATGCTCCCCAAGATTCGCCGCACCCGCGAGTTGATCAGCAAGCACGGGCTTGAGCTGTGGCTCCAGGTCGACGGTGGCGTCTCGGCGTCCACGATCGAGCGCTGCGCGGACGCGGGCGCCGATGTCTTCGTCGCCGGGTCCGCGGTGTACGGGGCGTCCGACCCGGCCGAGGCGGTACGTGTATTGCGCAATCAGGCCGAGGGGGCGACCGCTAAGGCTTCGTGGGCGTGCGACCACTGAGCCAAGGGAACGTGAACGGCTTCGATCAGGGCTGATCAAGTGCGCCGGATCTGCAAGGATGAACGGCGAATCCAGAGTGTGAACAGCAGTGAGGAGATCGCCGTGTCGGGTATGTCGGCTGGCCGGTCAGCCATGCGGATGGGACCCGCTGAGCTGGTGCAGGCGGCGGCCATGGCCCGCCGCTTCTACCTCGAGGGCAAGTCCAAGATCCAGATCGCGGAGGAGTTCGGCGTCAGCCGCTTCAAGGTGGCCCGGGTCCTGGAGACCGCCCTCGAACGGGATCTCGTACGCATCGAGATCCGCGTGCCGGCCGAGCTGGACGCCGAGCGCTCCGACGCGCTCCGCGCCCGCTACGGCCTCAGGCACGCCGTCGTGGTGGAGTCCCCGGCCGAGGCCCAGGACTCGCCGGACCCCGAGAACCTGGGAGAAGTGGCCGCCGACCTGCTCGGCGAACTGGTCGACGAGGGCGACATCCTGGGCCTGGCCTGGGGTCGTTCCACCATCCACATGGCGGCCGCCCTCGACCGGCTGCCACCGTGCACGGTGGTGCAGTTGACGGGTGTGTACGACGCCGGGACCGCCGAGCGCGGTTCGGTGGAGGCGGTGCGGCGGGCCGCCCAGGTGTCCGGCGGGGACGCCCACCCCATCTACGCGCCGATGCTGCTGCCGGACGCGGCCACCGCGGCCGCGTTGCGCAACCAGACCGGCATCGCCCGGGCCTTCGAGTACTTCGACAAGGTCACGGTCGCCTGTGTCTCCATCGGCTCCTGGGAGCCGGGCATCTCGACGGTGCACGACATGCTCAGCGACGAGGAGCGCGGCCACTACGCCTCGCTCGGGGTCGCCGCCGAGATGTCCGCGCACCTCTTCGACTCCGAAGGGCGCCGGGTCGGGCGTGACCTGGGCGAGCGGTGCATCACCGTCAAGGCCGACCAGCTCCGCCGTATCCCCGAGGTCGTCGCGATCGCCGGGGGACAGCGCAAGGCGGCCGCGATCGACGCGGTGCTGCGGTCGGGACTCGTCACCAGCCTGGTGACGGACACCTCCGCCGCGGACTACCTGATGACGGCGGGGACGACGCCTAAGCCGGCGCTCAACAGGTCGGATCCGGACGGACCCTGACGGAAGGTCATGAGGGGACGGGCCGTGGCAGCATCGAGCGCATGCTGCTGCGGTTCGTCTCCCGAATGCTTCTGTGCGTACTGGTCCTGACGGGGTGTTCGGCCACCGAGAATGATTCCCCGCGGGGCGGCGGCCCGGCCACCGTCCAGGAGTCGAAGCTCCCGGCCGAGGCCCGGCAGACCCTCGAACTCATCGACAGGGGCGGCCCGTTCCCGTACGCCAAGGACGGCTCCGTCTTCGGGAACTTCGAGCGGCTGCTGCCCGCGCACCAGCGCGGTTACTACCACGAATACACCGTCCCGACGCCGGGCTCGCGCGATCGTGGGGCCCGGCGCATCGTCACCGGGCAGGGTGGGGAGATCTACTACACCGATGATCACTACGACTCGTTCAGGGCGGTACTGAGATGACGGCACGCGTGGTCACGCTGGACCTCGACGGGGTCGCGGACAAGGCGGGCCTGATGGACCGCTGCGTCCGGGACCTGCGGCTGCCGGACTGGTTCGGTCGCAACTGGGACGCGCTGGCCGACGTCCTCTCCGACCCGGGCCTGTGGTCCGAGGACGGCTCCGACGACGCTGCCGAAGAGGAGATCGTCGTCGTCGTACGGAACTGGGACCGGTACGCCGGGGCGCGGCCGGACGAGTGGGCGACCGCGCGCGAGGTGTTCTCGCAGGCGTCCGCGCTCACCGTGGCACTCGCCCTTGGAGGTTCGTCCTAAGGCCCCTCCGTCTGGTCTGGACGATTCGCCCGTGGGTGGCGATCCGCCCGGCATGGGAGAATGAAGTACGTGCTCTTTCCCCCTGGCTGACCTGTCCGGGGGCCACCTCTGATCGACTGGGATGTGCAGCACGTGCGTTTCCTCAACGACATCCAGCCCCCGTACGACCTGACGTACGACGACGTCTTCATGGTCCCGAGCCGCAGCGCCGTCGGCTCGCGGCAGGGGGTGGATCTCAGCTCCCCGGACGGCACGGGCACCACGATCCCGCTGGTCGTCGCCAACATGACCGCCATCGCCGGGCGTCGCATGGCGGAGACCATGGCCCGCCGCGGTGGCCTCGTGGTCATCCCGCAGGACATCCCGATCGAGGTCGTCACCGAGGTCGTCTCCTGGGTGAAGAGCCGCCACCACGTCCTGGACACCCCGATCGTGCTGGCCCCGCACCAGACCGTCGCCGACGCGCTGGCCCTGCTGCCCAAGCGCGCGCACAACGCCGGTGTGGTCGTCGACCAGGACGGCCGGCCCGTCGGTGTCGTCACCGACCAGGACCTGACCGGGGTCGACCGTTTCACGCAGCTCGAGGTCGTCATGTCCCGGGATCTGCTGCTCCTGGACGCCGACATCGACCCGCGTGAGGCCTTCAACCGCCTCGACGCGGCCAACCGCCGCTACGCCCCCGCCGTCGACCAGGGCGGCCGCCTCGCCGGCATCCTCACCCGCAAGGGCGCCCTGCGGGCCACGCTGTACACCCCTGCCGTGGACGCGAACGGCAAGCTGCGCATCGCCGCCGCCGTCGGCATCAACGGCGACGCACCGGCCAAGGCCAAGCAGCTGCTGGACGCGGGCGTCGACACCCTCGTCATCGACACGGCGCACGGCCACCAGGAGTCGATGATCAACACGATCAGGCTGGTGCGCGGTCTCGACCCGCAGGTCCCGATCGTCGCGGGCAACATCGTGGCCGCGGAGGGTGTGCGCGACCTCGTCGAGGCGGGCGCGGACATCATCAAGGTGGGTGTGGGCCCCGGCGCCATGTGCACCACCCGCATGATGACCGGCGTGGGCCGGCCGCAGTTCTCCGCGGTCATGGAGTGCGCCGCCGAGGCGAAGAAGTACGGCAAGCACGTGTGGGCCGACGGCGGGGTCCGCCACCCGCGCGACGTCGCCATGGCCCTGGCCGCCGGTGCGTCCAACGTGATGATCGGGTCCTGGTTCGCCGGCACCTACGAGTCCCCGGGCGACCTCCAGCAGGACGCGAACGGCCGCCTCTACAAGGAGTCGTTCGGCATGGCGTCCGCGCGTGCCGTGGCCAACCGCACGTCGGAGGAGTCGGCCTACGACCGCGCCCGCAAGGCGCTGTTCGAGGAGGGCATCTCCACCTCCCGGATGTTCCTCGACCCGTCCCGCCCGGGTGTCGAGGACCTGATCGACTCGATCATCGCGGGCGTCCGCTCCTCCTGCACCTACGCCGGTGCGGGCTCCCTCGAGGAGTTCGCCGAGAAGGCGGTCGTCGGTATCCAGAGCGCGGCCGGCTACGCCGAGGGCAAGCCGCTGCACGCCAGCTGGAGCTGAGTCCGTCCGTCGCGCAGGGCCCCCGTGGAAAATCGGGGGCCGTTCGCCTTCCCGGTCCCTACGGTCGTCGTAGGGAGATCAGTGTCTGCCGGAGCGGCGATGTCGCGCTGCTCGACCGGTGGGGTCGCCCGGAGGCCACGTCCTTCCACGCCGGGCGGCCCAGCTCGCGCGCGATCGCCGACGCCGTGCGGATGCCGTCGCCGCCCCCGAGGTCACCCTGGACTGCCCCGAGATCGGCGGTCTCGCGGTCCGGCCCGAGGAGCTGCGCTCACGGGGGATCGGCACCGAGCTGGTCCGGGCCGCCGAGGAACTGGCCCGGACGCGGGGTCTGACGACCGTGGGCATCGGGGTCGGGCAGGACAACCCGCGCGCGGCGGGCCTGTACGCGCGGCTCGGCTACCGGCCGGTGACCGACTACCTGGACCGCTGGTCGTACCAGGACCACGGCGGCACGACCCGTGAGTGTGTGGACGCCTGCACGTTTCTCGTCCGAGACCTTTCGTCAGGCCACCTTGACGTCAAGCCTGCCTGACGCGAATCTGGGAGCATGACGACACCCGAGAGCATCGAGCCGCAGTACACCCTGCTGACCGCCGTCTCCCGGCTCGACGAGCTGCGCATGCGGGAGGCGCTGGGCGGGGCCACGGACGCCCCCGACCGGGCCGAACTGCTCGAACTCCTCGCGCTGAGCGAGGTCGTGGCCCGCAAGGCCTCCTACGGCCGTCAGCTGACCGTGCGCTCGGCCCGCGAGGCCGGCGCCTCCTGGTCGCAGATCGGGGCCGCGCTGGGCACCAGCAAACAAGCCGCGTGGGAGGCCCACACCCGCTGGATCGACGCCCAGCGGGAGGCATACGGCAAGCCCGGCCAGATGGGGTTCGACGAGGCGGATGTGGCTGAGGCGCGGGCCGTGGCGGGGGAGCCGGAGGACCGCTGACGAGGGCTGACGGGCACCGGTCGGGGGCACGCGCAACGAACGCCCGCCCATCGGCCCGGAACGCAACGATCTTGCGAGTGCGTGCAAGGTTGCTGCATTACGACTGTGACGTCCGGGCTCGTAGGGTGCTGCGCTGTACTCACCTGCAGCGACGAAGGAGTCAGCGCGTGCTCGACCAAGGTGCACCCACGCACCACCGCACCCAAGAAGCCCCCACCCCGGGGCTCGGCGCGCGCGTCATGCGGCGCAAACCCGTGGAACGCCTGGTCGCGGAGGGCGGCCAGGGCGAGGGAGGGGCCCTCAGGCGCTCCCTCGGACTCTGGCAGCTGACGATGATCAGCATCGGCGCCACCCTGGGCACCGGCATTTTCGTCGTGCTGGGCGAGGCCGTGCCGAAGGCAGGTCCCGCCGTCACGCTCTCCTTCGTGATCGCCGGCCTCACCGCCCTCTTCTCGGCCCTCTCCTATGCCGAACTCGCGGGCACCATCCCGGTCGCCGGGTCCTCGTACTCGTACGCGTACGCAACCATGGGCGAACTGGTCGCCTGGATCTGCGGCTGGTGCCTGGTCCTGGAGTACGGCGTCTCGGTCGCCGCCGTGGCCGTCGGCTGGGGCGAATACCTGAACGAGCTCCTCGACGGGACCATCGGCGTCACCATCCCGGACGCGCTGTCCGCCCCGCCCGGCGACGGCGGTGTCTTCAACCTCCCCGCGCTGATCGTCGTCCTCGTCGCCATGGCCTTCCTGCTCGGCGGGGCCCGCGAGTCGGCCCGTGCCAACACCGTGATGGTCGTCGTGAAGATCGCCGCGCTGGCGCTGTTCTGCGCGATCGGAATCCAGGGCTTCCGCTCCGGCAACTACGAGCACTTCATGCCGCTCGGGATGGCCGGGGTCAGTGCGGCAGGTGCCACGCTCTTCTTCTCGTACATCGGCTTCGACGCCGCCTCCACGGCCGGTGAGGAGGCGAAGAACGCCCAGCGCGACCTGCCCCGCGCGATCATGCTGTCGCTGGTCATCGTGACCGCGCTGTACGTGCTGGTCGCCGCCGTCGCGGTCGGCGCGAAGCCCTGGCAGCACTTCAACGACTCCGAGGCCGCCCTCGCCCAGATCATGCGGGAGGTCACCGGGCAGAGCTTCTGGGGCACCCTGCTGGCGTTCTGCGCGGTCATCGCCATCGCGAGCGTCGTCCTGACCGTGCTCTACGGCCAGACCCGCATCCTCTTCGCGATGTCCAGGGACGGACTCGTACCGAAGGTGTTCGGCCGGGTCCACCCGAAGACCGGCGCGCCCCGGGCGAACACGGTGATCGTGTCCCTGTTCTGCGGGGTGCTGGCGGCGGCCATCCCGCTCGGCCAGCTCGCGGACGCCACCAGTATCGGCACGCTCTTCGCCTTCGCCCTGGTCAACATCGCCGTCGTGGTGCTGCGCCGGACCCGGCCCGACATGCCCCGCACCTTCCGCGTCCCGCTCTCGCCGGTCTTCCCGGCCCTCGGCTTCGGCTTCTGCGTCTGGATGATGGGCAGCCTGTCCACCGTCACCTGGGTGGTCTTCGGGGTCTGGATGGCCGCCGGGCTCGTGTTCTACTTCGGATACGGCCACCGCCGTTCCCGACTCGCAACACCCGAAGGCTGATCCACCCACCGTGCTGAACGAACTCGACGAACGCATCGTGCACGCCCTCGCCGAGGACGCCCGCCGCTCCTACGCGGACATCGGGCAGATCGTCGGCCTGTCCGCGCCCGCCGTGAAGCGCCGCGTGGACCGGCTGCGCGCCACCGGGGCCATCACCGGATTCACCGTACGGGTGGACCCGGCGGCCCTCGGCTGGGAGACCGAGGGGTTCGTCGAGGTCTACTGCCGGCGCAACACCTCCCCGGAGACCATCCAGCGCGGTCTGGAGCGCTACCAGGAGGTGGTGGCCGCCTCCACCGTCACCGGAGAGGCCGACGCGGTCGTCCAGGTCTTCGCATCCGACATGCGGCACTTCGAACGGGTCCTGGAGCGGATCGCGGGGGAGCCGTTCGTGGAGCGCACCAAGTCGGTCCTGGTCCTCTCCCCGTTGCTGCGCCGCTTCTCCTCGGGCTCGCCTACCTGACCGGCTCGGCACGGCGCCGGACCGCCGCCAGCAGCCGCCCGGTGAGCAGGGCGTGCGCACCGGAGGAGATGACCAGCAGCCGGTAGAGGGCACCGCCGGGTCCGGGAAACCGGGCCCGGGTCTCGGCCCGCAGTCGGGTGCGTCCCGGGGTGGTCTCCTCCAGGCGGAAGACCAGGGCGTACGTCGAGAAGTGGTGCCGCCCGACGAGGACCAGCTCCTGTCCCGGGACCGCGTGGGCCACCCGGAACCCGGGGAAGGCCGACGCCTCGACGAGGGGCCGGGGTCCGGACGCCGTACGGTCGACGACTCCGACGAGACGGGCGTAGCGGGCGGAGCGCGGTCGGCCGAAGGACTGTTCCAGGGTCTCGCCGAGCGCGTGCCAGACCTCGACGGCCGTCGCCGAGACGATCACCGCATGCTCGTCGACCGCAGGCAACATACCGATGTCCAACGGAACCTCCTGTCGGGCGGGAACCCTACTCCGCGGTCTTCCGCGCCAGCGCGTTGTTGCCGATCGAGTTGTGCACGCTGAAGCTCACCGCGTCCGAACGGTAGCGGTCGTCCGACCACTCGACCGGGCGTCCTTCACGGGTGGTGGTCACCCGCCGGACCCTCAGGAGCGGGCTCGTGCGGCGGACTTCCAGCAGCTCCGCGTCCTGCGCTCCCGCCGCCACCGCGTCGATGACGTGTTCCCCGTAGGCGAAGACCAGACCCGTGTCGTCGTACAGGCGTTGGGTGACGGAGGGGCACTCGGGCTCGATGGACTCGACGGTCGGGGAGATCCAGTCGGCGTACACCGTCCGCTCCAGCAACACCGGTTCGCCATCGAGTCCGCGCACCCGCAGGACATGCAACACCGGTGTGCCCATGGCCAGTTGGAGGCGCACCGAGTCCTCCTTCGTGGCCGGACGGTACTCCTGTGCCACCACCCGGCCGGTCGCCGCACGGCCCATCGCCCGGGCCCATTCGGCGAAACTCCTGAGTTCCGCGAAGCTCTGGCTGCGGCGGCTGGCCAGGACCACGCGGCGGGCACCCTGCCGGGAGCCGATCAGGCCCTCGGTGGTCAGCGCCGCGACCGCCTGGCGGACCGTCCCGCGCGAGACGCCGTAGTGCGCCGCGAGCTCCGTCTCGGCGGGCAGCAGACTGCCGACGGTGTACTCCTCGCGGTCGATCGCCCGACGCAGTTCGTCGGCGATCTCCTCGTGACGCGCCCCCATGCTTCCCCTCTGAGTCGGTCTCTGTGCACAGCGTGACCAGGGTAGTCGACATCCCGAAGGGTATGGAGAGGGCTCAGATTGTGCGGGAATTCGGGGTCAGCGTTTCGCCAGTGTTTACCGGCGCGACACCAGCGGC includes:
- a CDS encoding Lrp/AsnC family transcriptional regulator, coding for MLNELDERIVHALAEDARRSYADIGQIVGLSAPAVKRRVDRLRATGAITGFTVRVDPAALGWETEGFVEVYCRRNTSPETIQRGLERYQEVVAASTVTGEADAVVQVFASDMRHFERVLERIAGEPFVERTKSVLVLSPLLRRFSSGSPT
- a CDS encoding amino acid permease, coding for MLDQGAPTHHRTQEAPTPGLGARVMRRKPVERLVAEGGQGEGGALRRSLGLWQLTMISIGATLGTGIFVVLGEAVPKAGPAVTLSFVIAGLTALFSALSYAELAGTIPVAGSSYSYAYATMGELVAWICGWCLVLEYGVSVAAVAVGWGEYLNELLDGTIGVTIPDALSAPPGDGGVFNLPALIVVLVAMAFLLGGARESARANTVMVVVKIAALALFCAIGIQGFRSGNYEHFMPLGMAGVSAAGATLFFSYIGFDAASTAGEEAKNAQRDLPRAIMLSLVIVTALYVLVAAVAVGAKPWQHFNDSEAALAQIMREVTGQSFWGTLLAFCAVIAIASVVLTVLYGQTRILFAMSRDGLVPKVFGRVHPKTGAPRANTVIVSLFCGVLAAAIPLGQLADATSIGTLFAFALVNIAVVVLRRTRPDMPRTFRVPLSPVFPALGFGFCVWMMGSLSTVTWVVFGVWMAAGLVFYFGYGHRRSRLATPEG
- a CDS encoding GntR family transcriptional regulator — encoded protein: MGARHEEIADELRRAIDREEYTVGSLLPAETELAAHYGVSRGTVRQAVAALTTEGLIGSRQGARRVVLASRRSQSFAELRSFAEWARAMGRAATGRVVAQEYRPATKEDSVRLQLAMGTPVLHVLRVRGLDGEPVLLERTVYADWISPTVESIEPECPSVTQRLYDDTGLVFAYGEHVIDAVAAGAQDAELLEVRRTSPLLRVRRVTTTREGRPVEWSDDRYRSDAVSFSVHNSIGNNALARKTAE
- a CDS encoding ribonuclease domain-containing protein, with protein sequence MLLRFVSRMLLCVLVLTGCSATENDSPRGGGPATVQESKLPAEARQTLELIDRGGPFPYAKDGSVFGNFERLLPAHQRGYYHEYTVPTPGSRDRGARRIVTGQGGEIYYTDDHYDSFRAVLR
- a CDS encoding GuaB1 family IMP dehydrogenase-related protein; its protein translation is MRFLNDIQPPYDLTYDDVFMVPSRSAVGSRQGVDLSSPDGTGTTIPLVVANMTAIAGRRMAETMARRGGLVVIPQDIPIEVVTEVVSWVKSRHHVLDTPIVLAPHQTVADALALLPKRAHNAGVVVDQDGRPVGVVTDQDLTGVDRFTQLEVVMSRDLLLLDADIDPREAFNRLDAANRRYAPAVDQGGRLAGILTRKGALRATLYTPAVDANGKLRIAAAVGINGDAPAKAKQLLDAGVDTLVIDTAHGHQESMINTIRLVRGLDPQVPIVAGNIVAAEGVRDLVEAGADIIKVGVGPGAMCTTRMMTGVGRPQFSAVMECAAEAKKYGKHVWADGGVRHPRDVAMALAAGASNVMIGSWFAGTYESPGDLQQDANGRLYKESFGMASARAVANRTSEESAYDRARKALFEEGISTSRMFLDPSRPGVEDLIDSIIAGVRSSCTYAGAGSLEEFAEKAVVGIQSAAGYAEGKPLHASWS
- a CDS encoding GNAT family N-acetyltransferase, which gives rise to MGSPGGHVLPRRAAQLARDRRRRADAVAAPEVTLDCPEIGGLAVRPEELRSRGIGTELVRAAEELARTRGLTTVGIGVGQDNPRAAGLYARLGYRPVTDYLDRWSYQDHGGTTRECVDACTFLVRDLSSGHLDVKPA
- a CDS encoding barstar family protein, whose amino-acid sequence is MTARVVTLDLDGVADKAGLMDRCVRDLRLPDWFGRNWDALADVLSDPGLWSEDGSDDAAEEEIVVVVRNWDRYAGARPDEWATAREVFSQASALTVALALGGSS
- the rpe gene encoding ribulose-phosphate 3-epimerase, which translates into the protein MAAQINPSILSADFARLADEAKAVEGADWLHVDVMDNHFVPNLTLGVPVVESLARATDTPLDCHLMIEAPDRWAPQYVEAGASSVTFHVEAAAAPVRLAREIRAKGARASMALKPATPIEPYEDLLPELDMLLIMTVEPGFGGQAFLDIMLPKIRRTRELISKHGLELWLQVDGGVSASTIERCADAGADVFVAGSAVYGASDPAEAVRVLRNQAEGATAKASWACDH
- a CDS encoding sugar-binding domain-containing protein, with protein sequence MNSSEEIAVSGMSAGRSAMRMGPAELVQAAAMARRFYLEGKSKIQIAEEFGVSRFKVARVLETALERDLVRIEIRVPAELDAERSDALRARYGLRHAVVVESPAEAQDSPDPENLGEVAADLLGELVDEGDILGLAWGRSTIHMAAALDRLPPCTVVQLTGVYDAGTAERGSVEAVRRAAQVSGGDAHPIYAPMLLPDAATAAALRNQTGIARAFEYFDKVTVACVSIGSWEPGISTVHDMLSDEERGHYASLGVAAEMSAHLFDSEGRRVGRDLGERCITVKADQLRRIPEVVAIAGGQRKAAAIDAVLRSGLVTSLVTDTSAADYLMTAGTTPKPALNRSDPDGP